A window of Fusarium musae strain F31 chromosome 1, whole genome shotgun sequence genomic DNA:
TTGTGCAAACCAGGCATTGTCAGCGCTCACCCACAACTGCTCGAAACCACCGACAGTCTGACGCCACCAGCTTTTGACAAGGAACCCAATGGCTTCCCTATCGACCACGTGTACGGCAATCCTCCTGCTATGGACAGTGGTTCTCTTGCTGTCCATCTCGAAGGTGGTGCTCGGGACTCGGTGACTAGCACTCCCGTTGCCCGGCCCGTCGACGATGATTTCGACGACGATGGCAGCGATGACGGGATCTTGCTCATGGCcaagtcaaagaagaagccagcgcAGACTACGTCACGACCTCCAGTCTTCAACCCTCGAAGACGTGACACCAACATTAGCATTGCGAGCACCGAAACAGCCAAGAAGGTGCCGACCTCTGCATATGGTGACGAAGGGACGTCACCCTATGAAACATGATACCCCTTCCCCGTTTTATGgcatatttattaagttcaTTTATTTATCTTGTCACATACTTTGTCAAATGCCAGACAAGAATTGTGAGTCTTTTTCCATTATGGGTCGAGTTGCATCTTCAGTTGCCTGGAGAAATGTTTTGGAGCATGAGGCCTTCGCTTTGCACGAAGCGTGGTATCACATCAGGTGTTTTCTTGTTATTAGATCGTTGCTCACATCCCAGAGAGGGATCGTTACTGCATTGCTATTTTATGGCATATCATGGGTGGCTCAGTtgctataaagatttatCCCGTGTTGTTTTTTCTTGAGACGGACCGCTGTTTCGTGGGCGGGATGTATGGATGAGGAAATGAGAATAATGACGGGTTTTATGAGCTGGAATGAGATCGGAGGAGGGACAAAGGATGAATATGTATCGGATCAAAGGCAGAAGGGGTCCAGAACGTCACCGCTTCGTCGGAAGTCAGTCCTATCGTTGACGGACGCATTGTTTATATATatgacgagaaggaggaggaataAGAATGAACCCCTTGCATTTTTTCATGCTGGGCTATATACAGCGGCATCAGAGCAGCCTGCCCCTGGGAGAACAGGGAGGCTTGCGTGCATTTGTATAGATACGGTGGAGAGATTTGTTACTTTCTTTGGTTGGATGTCATTCCATCTATTGAAGATTTGTGTCGGTGCTGTGCATCTGACACCGATAATAATAGCCCCTTGAAACTGCAGAACTCTGAGCCTTATGTGAACTTGCCTGTATAAATTTGTAAGAAGTTAAGCTTATATGAGCTTATATCAACTTATACAAGTTTAGGTAAACTTAAGTAGATTTAGggtaacttatttaaatttatataaatttatataaacttatataaatttaagtagacttaaataaacttaagtaaacttatttaaaattatataaatttatataaacttatataaacttagttaaacttatttaagtttatataagaGTGCTGAGACTACTAGCCCTAAAACACATACCAGCAAGACCCCGGCGGCGTTGACGATTGTCCGCATTGCAGAAACGGGAGGCTTCTTACTGGCGACAATATCAACCAAGATTTCATCAAAGCGCTTAGCCATCTGCTCTCGCCCAAACAACTCCTTCACTCTCACAGCACCCTTATCACCCATCTTCTGCacatcagcatcaccaagtcTCAGCGCACTGCGCACAACACCAGCCCAGGCATCTACATCCTTCGGCGATCGCAACCATCCCGTCTCGCCATCAACGATTGTCTCTACGGGGCCGCCTGAATCAGCAGCTAGTACTGGTGTTCGGGCGAGCATGGCTTCTAGGGGCACGATGCCGAAGTGCTCGTTGGCGGGTGTGTAGAGAAGAATGCGTGCGGAGCGGAGGAGCGATGCCTTGAGGGAGTTGGGGAtcgagaggaggaagagaacggGCACGGTTGGAGGCGCAGACAGTGCTGTTATGagggtcttggtggtgaggtGTTCGAGACCGTGAGAAGAGGCGAGAGCCTCGAGCTCAGAGTGATATTGGACATTCTCGGCGACGCGGGGATCGTAGCCGCCTAATAATGAGTTAGTATTACTTTTCGTGTGAAAGGCATAATCATGTGCGCCATACCTGCGAGAATGAGCCTGCATCCTTTGCGCTCAGCTTCCGGAATCGCAGCAAAGGCCTTGATCGCAAGACCAAtatccttcttcctctcaaAGCGGTTGATACTGAGAATGATCTTCTCCCCCTTGAACGGAACATCGCCATCACTGCCAACATCTTCCTTATCCTTAACCTCCGTATCCACACAAGGATACACCACCTTGGTCTCCGTGCGCTTCTTCAAATTCGGCCACGTATTGTTAACAATGCCCTTTGTGAAACCCGAGTTCACAGCCACAGCGCTTGCAAATCCCATGGTCCATTCCTCAAGCCAGTCAAACGGACGTCGGTACAAGCGCTTGAGGGCAGATTCGCGGCCCTGcgcgaggagaagatcggGGAAGTGGCAGTAGAAGAGGATTGGCGAGGATGGCGCGATGTATCGCATGAGAGGTAGGCCGGCGGAGAGCTGATCGACGATAAATGCGCGGGGCCGTAGGGCTTGTAGTTCGCCGGACAGAGCAATGTGAATAAGAAGATGGACATGACGAAGGATGGCGCAGAGGATTGTGAGGCGCGAGAGGATAGACATTGGGATGAGCCAGTGGCCGCGAACACGAACATCGAGAGTCCCTAGTCCAGTTAGTAATCCTGAATACTCAAGACTTGAAGTTATTACCATCGCGACACTCATCGAAGCAATGCTTCGGATCGCAGTGATTCGTAAATATCACGACGCGATATCCCCTCTCCTGCAACCCAACCGCAGCATCGACGACGAGACGCTCAGCACCTCCAATACCAAGATCAggatggaagaagacgatggagtctttgtctttggcgTCTGAAGCCATGATCGCgtttttggtggtggtggtggtggttatGAGAGGCTACGTACGGTGTTTGGTTGGTTAGTGGGGGTGAGTTGGAGGAAATGAAAAGCTCCAGTGGGGGGGGCTTGGAGAGAAGACCTGCTAttggctggtgatgattgggcaagaaaacttaggatcTTTATCCTAAGcgataaaaagatttaggtaggTTTAGTGTATTTTAGTAGAGCTTTGGACCAGTTTATTCTGGCATCCTCTTCTAACGTTAGAAGTTTTATTTCCAATGAGAGTTGGGGTGCGTGGCTGTCATGGGAAGTGGGACCGTTTCATCATGAGCGGTACGTATCCTTTTACCCCAGAATCTTTAAATCAATCGTTCACATGCAAGATGCAAGATGCATTCATTATTCACAATAATGCTTGGAATCGGGCTAATAGCTCATGTGTCTCCTACCTGCAAGAATGAGCCTGCACCCCTTGCGCTCAGCTTCCGGAGTCGCAGCAGATTCCTTGTATCATGTGATCTCATATGTCGAGAAGCCCATCTCAGATTCATCATGTATCTCACTCACTTACTTTACCCCAGGCATTATCCACAAGCCGAGGTGTTTTCCTTAGCCGGCCTTTCAACTCCACGCTCTTATACTAACCTGGGCTCTTCTTATACCACCCAACAACGCCCACTCTCCCTCACAACCTCTCATCTCACTTCAGGAATTCTAATAAAAAAATGTCTACTCTCTTCACACTCCCCATCGCAAAATGCGGCGCCCATCCCGGCGGAACCCTCACATGCACAGAACCCTCACCGAGAGTCTAcctcctcaccctcctctCACCACCCGACAACCGTCTTACAACACCCGTTCTCAAAGCCTTTCTCAACGCCCTCGACATCATCGAGTTTGGTCACCCTCACGGCGTTGTAGCGACTACTTCTGGAATTCCAAAGTTTTATAGCAATGGTCTTGATCTGGAACATGCTGTTGCGACCGAGGGTTTCTGGCCTTTGCTCTATGATGTCTGGGCTCGTTTCTTGACGTAAGtttgtgatgatgctgagtgCTTGTGAGTGGCGTGCTGACTGTTTTAGATACCCTATGCCTACAGTGGCTCTCATGAACGGTCACGCTTTCGCAGGTGGTCTCATGCTCGCCACAGCCCAAGACTACCGCCTCGCCCCAACCCCACGAGGTTTCCTCTGTCTCAACGAGCTTGTCTTCGGCGCACCCCTCAAACCCGCCATGTCAGCTCTCTTCCGCATCAAGTACTCCCACGCAACCTACCGAAGCCTCGTCCTCGAAGCCAAGCGCTTCACAGGCGAGGACGCCCTTGCAGCCGGTATCGCCGACGGTCTTGCGCCCAAGGGCCTCGAAGACCTGCTCAGCtttatcaaggagaaggaactCATTGACAAGAGCAGGTCTGGTGTCTACGGCGTGCTGAAAATGGAGATGTACGCTGGCTTGGTCGAGTTTATGAGGGGGCCTGCTATGGAGGCGCATGAGCAGAGATTCGAGGAGGCGCAGAGTAGGGAGGGCGAGAGGAAGGAGTTTGGAAAGGTTTGGTATGAGCAGTGGTTGAAGGATACCAAGGCCAAGTTGTAGATGACTGTTCTTGTACGATATATGTGTGACATATCTGTTGCGACTTGCAGAATATTTGGGGCGCTGCCCTCCCCTCATGTACCAAAATGTCGACTTCCTCGTGTAGGACCTACCTTTACATACTAAAATCACTCTGTATATCTTCGACGAAGAGTGGTGTAGGGGTATCTACCTATAACCTATAAACCTTCTAAAATCCGAACCTAAAATCCTAAAACTCTCCCCCCCTGCGCCACTCTTCGTTTTTGCAGTTCGCGTGTTCGAATTCAGGGTGAACCGGGTTACTCTGTGGCGTTTCAGTATTTATTACGACCTTGTGATGCTTTTTTGTCGGTCGAAGCGCCAACGGCCACAGCTTACAGACTTCACGTCTATACTCACTCTGGATTCATATCCTCACGAGTCACGTCTGTTCAGTGTAGTCTACCACTGCATTACCCAAAGAGGTACAGGCGAATGCTATCAAAAGTATAGGTACCAAGCAACATATCATTAAAAGCCAATCCTATTTCCATACACCTACTGCGCCAAGCTCGATCTTAGTAAACTTGGTATAACGTATTAGCCCTCTTTTATTGCTCCCACCAAACGCCATACATGTGTACCAAATACGCCTCATAAATATACCGGGCCGTCCGTCGTGGGTATATGCGATTTGACATGCTCagatctattatataagtccGCCGAATCACTGACCGCCCTGACCCATGTGCGGATGCTGGTGCTCAAAAAGACTCAACACATCTGAAGGTATGTAGTCTAACCAAGGCCCCATCATGTCTGATTGCTGCAGCCCCAAAGCAGCAATGTCTATATCCTGGCTGTCAAAAGTGATGCCATCCATGCTCCCCATATTTCCCCAGGGCATCGCATATGGGAAACTTGTTTGGCCAAAATACATGGCGTTTGCCCCTGAAAGAGTCGTGGCTGGGTTCACGCCATTTTCAGCCATCGCAGTTGGTGGCGAGACACTGTATGTATCAAAAGCAGTAGAAGGTGGATTTGTCGGCGTAAACCTCGACCCAGTGGTGTAAATGTCATTGGCCTCACAGTCCTCGGGCAATCCATCAAACTGAACAGTAGGACGAGTTTGCGTACTCGTCGCTGAAAGGTTCGAAGTTCGACGGGGCCCAACCGGTCGGGACGATTGCCGCACAGCTGAGACGTTGGGCTGGGGATAAGCTGGCGCAAGCATGCCCGATGAGTCTGGTAAACTCTGTCGAATAGGGTCAAATATCATATTGCCAGGTGGTGTACTGGGAGCTCGTGCCGGCTGTGAAGTTTGAGCTCCAGTTCCCGGCGTGGAGTCTCGATTCTGATACATGAGCGTCAGGCTCGAGTTTGGAGAATTAGCAGTTCCTGCCAGAGTCCATGCTATAGGCGGTCCTGACATCCTTGGTGATGCCTTATTCTCAAATTTGGGGAACGGGTTGTTCAATGCGCCACTGCTGCTCTTGCGTCCAGCTTTAGTGCTCTCATACTCTTCCGCTGTATATGTTTCGCAATCCCATATTCCTTTGGCCCTCTGGTCCAATGCAGTGATGATATAGGTAGCTCCACCCCAGTACATTTGCACCTGTTGCAGAGAATTAAAGCACTTTTGGTAGTTCTGATTTGCTGCCGAAGCCAACAAAGAGTGTCGTGAGGTTTTGGCCTCTCGAGGTTTATTGCCTCCTGGAGCATCCGGATGATGCCCGCCTGGGGGCGAGTTGGCCCGTGAGGGTGAGCCTGATGCGTTTGCGCTCGACTCCATCACGAAGGCGCAAGCTGCAATGTAAATTGGCTGACTAACAAAAGGATTTCCAATGAAACTCTTGGAGTCTATCAAGTCTGCAAAAGACAAGATGTCGCAAATCGTTTTGGCGCTGCTCATACTAAGCTCGCGACTGTCTGGTAAGAGCTGTAACTCACTGCGGAGTTCAGCAAAGGGTGTAAGGAGAGTCGGCTGGtgaaggatgatgaagagagcaTGGAACCAGAAATGAAGCAGGATGAACGTGGTGCCCTGACCTGCTCCCAAATACGctttgaagttgttgacATTAAACTGTAGCCGCCAGTCCCAACTCTTGTAGAGCCTGGTCAGCTCATGCTccatctcaccaagcttgtCCCATGTTTCCTTGGTGAGATCCTGCGCATTGCGAATTTTGTTGAGAATGTCGCATACACGGCCGTAGAGGTGGATTATTTGTAGGAAGATCGGGTAGGGAGCTGGCCAACCAGTCGCTGGATCGATGAAAGGCTCCGGGAATGAGAGTTCCAAGTCGTCATCTCGAAATGTGACAGGTCGTCCCGTCCCTGATGAGATGACACGGTCAAGAATAAAGACCGCCCAAAACGTATCCATCCTTTCTTGTACGAGCTCTTTTTGCTCTTGAGCACTCAGCTGACTTGATTCACCTCCTTTCGCCTCGGAGCTTCCTTCGTCAACCGGATGGCGGCCCCAATTCTGAGAATACAAAGCATCCTTCTCACCATGATACTGAACTCCCACCTCTTTTTGCAGCCCCAGGTCGACAGCCATACGAATAGCAAGCCCGAGATACATCCACAGAGCGCTGTCCTGGGCTGCTCCAAAGCCCTCATAAGCCATGAGGAGACAAGCTTGCACAGCGCCAACAGTCGGACATGGGAACGTATCAACAGTGGCCTGTCTGGCTCTTTGCGCAAACACTGCGCCCCTTTCCATCCTTGGCATTTTGTCGTTTCCGTTTGTAAGGATTGGTGAGTCGGAGAACCTGGCGGCCAAAGCGCATATTGAGTCAACCAGAATTGGCTcaactctcttttctttcaccATCCGTAAGAACTTTGACTGTCGAAGGAATGGGTAACTGGAGCCCATTTGCACGAAGAAGGTGTTAATGAGACTGATTATTAGTGGGTGAACTGGAGCTGAATCGTTTGGGtcgtaggtaggtagctccTCGCTGACCACATCGCTCCCAACAGCCGAGCTGCTTCCTTGCGGTCCGCTATGTATTGATATCGGCGATGTCCCAGCCAGTGAACCAGCAGTCGAGCGCCGGCGATCGCGCACAGAAACAACCATTTGTTTAAAGCCAGGTACAATAGCAGTTGGACCAAAGTATCGGAAATAGGGGACGCGGTGACTTTCGGAGCGTCGCACAGCAGTAGGAGAAGTTGGTAAAGCGGAAGGGTGGTGCCCATTCTGCGCCATCGCATTCGGGGTTTCGCGGTCCTCAACCTTTGGATCGATCATGTTTGCGAGCGACATTGTCGTCCCTGAAGTGGCATGTGAATTTGGAGTTTCGGGCACGTGCTGCGCTGGCATAGACgccttctcgatcttgataTTCTCATCATGGTAGTGGCGGGGTTCGTGCTCGTCTCGTTCGTGGGCCTGCTTATCCAACAGCGACGGTTTCTCACAATCCTCCCTCTTGATTTCCTCGGGGTATCCTAGACATTGGTGGCCGTTCTTGGTGCAGGTAGAGCAAACAGGCCGTTCGCCAGCGCATCTCGTCTTTCGTTTCCGACAGGTCAAACACCTGAGCCGCAAAGGGGTTAGCACCTAGCAATTGGGTCGAGGGAGAGTCGGGTATTGTGTAACAGGAAGTAGAGACTGAAGACGATATATTGTGGAAAGGAGAGAGTCATGCGACTAGGTCTGTGTCACGATGTTCTGGTGGTACGACTGGAGTATACTTACGCAGCGTTGATTCTGCGCCGCTTAGAAGGCGGTTGTCCTTGATTATGTACAAAACGAATGGGacgcggcggcggcggaacCGAATCCGACGTATTTGTCTGGGTGCTCATGACTTAGAACATGGTGATGCTTCTCCTGGGGGGTCGTGTAGTTGGGCGCAAAAGCGGACGGGTCGTtgggagttgaagaagcccGGCGCAATATGGAGCCAGGCGAGTTTAAGCGATCCGAGTTATGATGACGAGTGACAAGCTGACCGGCGGGGTTCGACGTCTTTCCGGGCGTGTTGCAGAAAACTgtggctgttgatgttgggcGAATATGCAATGCAGCAGGTGGCGAGGCAATGCAACCTCGGAGAAGGAGGACGCAAGGGATGCGAATGCGACAGGAGATTGTTGCGATGTTTCGTAAGTTCTAGGAGAAGGAGTTAAACTGGTGGTATTCCCGTATATGAGACAAAAGCCTTAAAGCTGGGCAAGGGTGCATCAATGGCTGAGGAGCATGTTCTGGATTGGGTTTGGGTAATCAATCAGGAACATGAAACTAATAAGCGACGGCACAGAATGAAGCTCGTGAGGTAGGTCAGGGGTTATGAGATTAGGCGATGAG
This region includes:
- the ALG2 gene encoding Alpha-1,3-mannosyltransferase-like protein (EggNog:ENOG41~BUSCO:EOG09263L52~CAZy:GT4), whose protein sequence is MASDAKDKDSIVFFHPDLGIGGAERLVVDAAVGLQERGYRVVIFTNHCDPKHCFDECRDGTLDVRVRGHWLIPMSILSRLTILCAILRHVHLLIHIALSGELQALRPRAFIVDQLSAGLPLMRYIAPSSPILFYCHFPDLLLAQGRESALKRLYRRPFDWLEEWTMGFASAVAVNSGFTKGIVNNTWPNLKKRTETKVVYPCVDTEVKDKEDVGSDGDVPFKGEKIILSINRFERKKDIGLAIKAFAAIPEAERKGCRLILAGGYDPRVAENVQYHSELEALASSHGLEHLTTKTLITALSAPPTVPVLFLLSIPNSLKASLLRSARILLYTPANEHFGIVPLEAMLARTPVLAADSGGPVETIVDGETGWLRSPKDVDAWAGVVRSALRLGDADVQKMGDKGAVRVKELFGREQMAKRFDEILVDIVASKKPPVSAMRTIVNAAGVLLST
- a CDS encoding hypothetical protein (EggNog:ENOG41) yields the protein MSTLFTLPIAKCGAHPGGTLTCTEPSPRVYLLTLLSPPDNRLTTPVLKAFLNALDIIEFGHPHGVVATTSGIPKFYSNGLDLEHAVATEGFWPLLYDVWARFLTYPMPTVALMNGHAFAGGLMLATAQDYRLAPTPRGFLCLNELVFGAPLKPAMSALFRIKYSHATYRSLVLEAKRFTGEDALAAGIADGLAPKGLEDLLSFIKEKELIDKSRSGVYGVLKMEMYAGLVEFMRGPAMEAHEQRFEEAQSREGERKEFGKVWYEQWLKDTKAKL